TGAAGGATGTACCAACCAAACTTAATCTTGTCGAGGAATGGGTATGGATCCCTCAacatttctataaaatttattcCCTAACATTATATGATATTTGCGCAAGCTAactggaaaaacaaaatctctggGAATGCATTCAACCTTCGGTATCCTCAATGATAATACGGCTAACTGAGACAACGAATTTAGTTCTGTTAGGCTTGCATTCTTTCCTCCTGTGCTGTCACATCCCAACAAACACCCATCCCTGAAAGCTGTCAATCAATAGTCTTCTAACTTCTTCAACCTTCCAATCAAATTCACAGGAATCCTTCTTAGCCTTTGACAACCTGTCACATCCAACAACCTTAACTCCTTGAGCTCTCCTATTTCATGAGGTAATTCTTTCAATGGATGAGCACGCTTAAAAACAAGTAATCTTAAGTCTCTGCAGCTTTTCCCAACCGAATGAGGTCCTTGCATTACCACAAGATCAACACCAACGATTTTGAAGTTTTCGTTGAGAGTTCAAGTGATTGCAATGACAAACACCCTCCCTTCAGAgacaaaacttcaatttctctcATCCCTTCAAAAAACATCTGAGGAACATTCAAACACATAACCCAATTCTAATAATAGAACTTTGAGCTTTGGACATACCAATCCTTCAGGAAGTCCTGCTAGTTTATTGCCCATTAACGAAAATTGTTGTACAACCTTCAAAGCTTTTATCATGAAATGGCCACTCCTTCAACCCATTGACAGCCTTTACCATGAATCCATATTCTTCTGATGATGCTATCTGAATTAGCTACATCACGAACCAAGTCATTGCATTGTCACATGTTCTTCAGTTTCAGTGcccaacaacaaacaacaagcTTTGAGGTCTTTGATTGCCACATGAACTTGTTCCCTTGCATCTTCAATGGGCTCCCATCTTGATGTAACCCATAGCCAACTGCATATCTCGTCAAGTCCTCGATTGGAATGTTGTAATCTTCTGGAAATAAACAGCATAGCAAGAAACATAACTTGGTTTCCTTGGACTTCAAATAATCGTAGCTCAACTTAAGACAtgcatatgcatttttttttcttcaatttgtttcTATTCCGGAAATTGAGAGTTTTTGAGCTGTTTAGACACCCTTTTCCACTCAACTTCAGATTTATCTCTTAGAGCCTTTCCCACTGTCACAAGTGCTATAGGCAAGCAGTGGCACTCACTCGCAACCTTCCTTGCCACTGTGTTCAAGGTAGAGTCCCCATCATCTAAACCTGCATTGATTCTGAATAAATCCCATGCTTCTTTTTTCAGAAAAGAGACTAAACGCACAATTTTTCTGGCACACCATTATAAGAAAACATGTCTCGACGACGTGTTGTTAGAAGAATTTTACAACCCCTGTGATCATCACCAAATGGGATCCCTATTTCTTTCAACTCAATATGTTTCCAAACATCATCCAGGATTATTAGCATCTTCTTTCCCTGCAGTCTCTTCCATAATCGATCTGCTCTCCCTTCTTTACTCTTTTCTTTAAATTCCAGAACTAACTTCTCTGCCATTCGATCCTGGATGTCTATGACATTTGGATTCTGCGACACCGTAGCCATCAAAACTTCATCAAGCGGCGGCTGCAACTCTTTGGCTCTCCTGCCTACTTCTTTCACCAGGGTGGTTTTACCCACCCCTCCCATGCCGTACAGTCCGATCATATTGACGTTGTCATCGTTGAGAGCTTTCATAATCTGTTCCAAAGCTTCTTTTGAAGCTTCTGAGGGCGTGAACTCCTTTGATGGAAGAAATTCTATGGGCTGAGGAGGAGCTTTGTCGGCCACTTCTgtaatctttttttctaaaagtttTCTGAAAGTCTCCGACTTCTTGGCCAGTGCCTTGCTTAACTTGAATTGTCGCATGCAGTTTGGACACCAAGTAAAGCATTTGCCATTTTTTCCTATTTCATTTTCCAAGGACTTCGCACCTTCAATTTCGTTGTTTGCATCTTCCAGCCACTTTTTGACATCTTTGTAAATTTCTTCAGCATTCCTTTCAGCAGCTTTGACATCATCTTGCAGACGTTCTTTTGCCGAATCCAGGTTCTGCTTTCGTTCATtgaattcttcaacaaaatggTTGAAACAGAACATGTAACGGAGCTGCCTTCCTACTGGTTTCACCATGGGTTCTGCTATCTTAGATATAATGTCAACCACACTTTCGAAAGTCATTTTCCACCGACCTGAAAATCAGAGAAATAAGGATACACAGAACGTGAGAGTGAGTCTATGATGACCATCTCTTATCACACGTTCAGGTAATATGATTGACctataacaatattaaaaaaacaaaataaaaactaatagaTGGTCGCCACGTGTTCAACTTTATCTACCATTAGGAAAGGATAGAAAgtaggggagagagagagaggttaaaaggctttaaaaaaaaaataagacggAGAGGTTGAGGGAGGCAGAAACGGAAGGAGACAATATTGAAAAGATCGGAAGGTCGGAGGAGAGTAaagaaaagctttttttttttatttcaaccttTTCTATTAACATGTTTCGTAATGGGCCATggtattttgtttctattttgtCTATGTTTTCATCTAGagcttgaaaaaacatcatgttTTTGGGTTTGTGCCTGATCATGCAAAAAAATTTTGATGTAGGCAGAAGCTTAAAAACATACtaattaaagaatataaaatttttaatgagtgaaaagaaatgcagatatgaagttttaaatttaccagtttattttttaaaaaataataataatgaagtttTGTCTTTTTAGTAAgtttacaatattttaaatacaccaaaaaaactctatttcaattaaaaaaattgcaaaggAAAGATGCATAacatccaaaataaataaaaatccaaaaaataataaggatacaAATGTGAGAGTGAGTCCCTACAAGTAAAACAGGCGCAGAGAGAATGGGAATAGGAATTTCATTACCTCCAATTTGGGAAAATATGTGCGAAAAGCACTGGTACTGATTGCTCAATGAAATAGCTCGTTTGTTATGTGATGCTCGTTTTATCTATTTGATTGGGATTTTTTTGTGCCTTTTGATAAAaaacactctttttttttatctcttttgatTGGAATTTGTTTGTGTCTCTTTTATTTGGAAGATCTTTGGAcactttaataatataataacaaaaaaaaattaaaaatcttgatgAAATTATTGTTCATTCAAGCACAGATTTGCTGTGGACTACAATTGTATTTTTTcctaaattttaagttttagtttttaattttaagttatttaacgTCTTTTTtaggggggaaaaaaaacaacgcTCGTAACATAGTGCAGTCCAAACAGAAGAGACATCtcttgagaaaaagaaagaaagaaagaaccctTTCTCCATTAACCGAACCCCATAACTCCAGGAAAGTAAGGACTAAACCATAGTGTAAAAATCTTAAAAGGTTCTAAATTATCTCTGttacttttccttaattttctaGACAAGCAAAAGGAGCTAAACTTATTCCCGACCAAAACGTCAAGAATTTCAGTAGAACAAAAGAAGAGATTATTACTTGACCAAAAACAACTAGTCAGCATCCAAAGAAACCGAGTGAATGAGAGAAAAAGACTATTAGCTAGAAAACAATCAACAGATCCAAGAATTTTCTGTATGTTttccaagaaaatgaaaacgaaATGAGCAGCACAACCCTCTTCTctccaagaaaagaaagaaaacgaaaggaaagaaacaaagatAGTAGGTtagtgttagaaaaaaaaaaaacaaagaagttcGAGGAAGTGGGAAGCCTTTTTTCTGCTGTTCATGTGGTGTTCTGGTGTTCACGCAGACTAAGAACTCCTACCATCGtataatcatataattaaaacacaacaataaaaaagtaaCAAGCAGCTAATTATGTGCGAAAATCAGAGAAATAAGGATACTGAACGTGAGAGTGAGTCATTGCAAGTAAAAGAGGCGCAGAGAGAATGGGAATAGGAATCTCATTAccttaaattgagaaaatatgtGCGAAAAGCAAAGATTGCTCAATGAAGTGGAGAAGGCCTTTAGCTCTGTATGGAATCCAGCTTCAAAGGAACAAGGCAAGGTCTAAGCATTTTGATGACATAATTAAGATAATATGCGTAGTAATATAGAGACAGtgacaaagaaataaaagaaaaattatgtgtAAAAGTAATCACCTAGCAAAGAAAGAAACGAATGAAAGATTCAGCATAATCACTTAGACGCCTCCATGGATGATACCAGCTCGCTTCCAACAACACATGTAATTAACCTAAGCTTAAGAACggtcaaagttttttttagttttcttcttttttaaaaaaaaaaacagatcatcAAGGGAAAAAACTTGCAAAGAAGTAGAATTAATGGAATGAACACAACAAAGGATCAAACTCAAGCAATTAAAAGTAACTGTCTATGAGTACCATCTGTGTCTCACACTCAAGTgaggagagaaggagagaaaagaaagcaaagggACAAGGAAGGCAAAAAGTAAGGTCACGTAGGGCCAGTCTTGTAGAAAGTTTGAAAAAGTAGCATGACAGAAGAGGATAATagtataatatttgatatatgAAGCTATGCTAAGGGAATGAAGCTTGTACCacctataataataaaaataattacatattaACAAGCATCATTTGATTAGTAAGTTTCCAAATTCTATCCACAAATATTATAACTTAGCTAGATTTCATGCAAGCAATTCCTAACTCTAGTATTTTCTTTGTGTTAAAAATGGAGACTTCTTGGTGTTCGCTAAAGCTTGGGTATactatttttgaacaaataacaaggtaaaaacatcttttttaacgatattaaaatcatttattcatttaaagTATCAATATTGTCATTTATAatgaaacatttaattttactaCATTGAAAATACATTGACCAATAGAATCGTTGCCTTTAGCCAACCCCAAATTTGTCTATCATCATATAATATTGATCATTACATTATGTGATTTACAACTAATGATAGGATTTCAAGGACAAGTCACCACAACATTAATAAATTCACATCCTACCGACCATTATGGCTGTTAGAGCTCTCTAATTGAGTTGCTAAATGgatagttaaaaataataaaaaaaagtaatattttagttttttttatttgtatttcatACTCCAAAgagaaaatcaaatgaaatgctaaaatgcttttttttccccataaaTGTTATTCCTACATATCTCTTAAAAGAGCTAAAACTAACAAAGTAGGGTCCACAAaagaataaaccaattaaatctaGCCAcgtaaaaaaaagatcaaaatcattaaaaaaaaacaacacttaTTTATTCCACTCTAATAGAATTGGCTTTTCAAATGGATTTTTTCCATTGGAATACacatggtaaaaaaaactatatttatactatttaaaatgttattttatcaatttacctTTTTAAAATAGCATCTCCAGATGCTCTTATAGAATAGCAATGGCCATCCTTTGGCCATCATGCCATAAAAGCCTCATTTTGAgccactttctctctcttgctCTTGCAAATAAGGCACGATTAAGTATATttagcagtgtggtagcggttgcttttcaaataagcttttaaacaaatatgcttttaaatcaggttatcccgtaaaacctgagatttgcgttatgaaagtttgataactaaatattaaaaaaaatgacggtttacccagaattaaccgggttaacccatcaaaccaagttaacccatcaagcccaggatacgtgtcatgaaagtttgataattaacttgaatagactaaattaaattaaaaaaaaataactcgtcaaatcaggttaacctatcaaacccgagattcgtatcatgaaatatgataactaaataaatcagTGTGAAAATAAGCTTTTAAACAGCGTCCGGGACTAAACCCAAACTAATGAACGTTAACGCTTTTAAATcaatcccgtaaaacctgacgtttttgataactaaatattaaaaaaaatgacggtttacccagaattaaccggtTAACCCATCAATTAACCCAtctacgtgtcatgaaagttgataattaacttgaatagactaaattaaattaaaaaaaaataactcgtcaaatcaggttaacctatcaaacccgagattcgtatcatgaaaatatgataactaaataaaaaaaaaattaacattaacaaactaaatcaaacaaaaaaattcattaaaaaaattaaaaagaaaaaaacagtcatataataataatacaatataataataattataatgaaaaaacatggggaaagctaaagttcaagctaaattctcaaccaactcaatattaaaaaaataaatttaacaaagataatttaaaatataaacatgtgggggaaacactgcagccaaataaaaatcatgcaaggtaaaaactgtagtaatccatagtgttttttttttttaaaaagctacaaagctaagttctcaaccatcttaatatataaaaaaaaaccaagattcgtgtaatgaaagtataataactaaattaattttttttcacattaacaaactaaattaaaaaaaaaaaatattaaaaaaaaaacacagaaaaaagcaaaaaaaaatcatgggcaaaatgaaaaaaaaaaaaaaggaaaacaaaaacaaaaacaaaaaaagtttaagTGTTTCACTTGTGTGCACagtgatacattatatgtaaaaaaacagaaaaaacaaagctgctacagtgaaaaacccTCGcgttaaacaaaaacaaaaacaaaagcacaaaaaaaaactgctacaggaaaaaaaaaccaaaaacaaaaaaaaatgccatagaagaaaaaaacaaaaaaaaatgccatagaagaaaaaacaaaaaaaaaagggcaaaaaaaaaaaagctttagctacagtgaaaaagctacacgttttagagttcttattaaactttcaaatcaggataacccgtcaaaccttagattcacgtcatgaaagtttactaactaaatagaaaaaaaaaattgacgggttaacctgtcaagcttggaatacgtgtcatgaaagtttgattaaatagaaagaaatttaacattaacaaactaaattaaatgaaaaacattaattaaaaagaaaaaagtaaaaaaaataaaatatctagttaactcgtcaaatcaagttaacccgtcaaacttgggatcaattaacaaactaaattaaacaaaaaaaaattaaaaattaaaaaaactaggaaagaagtcaaaaaaacccataaaggtataaaaaaccaaaacaaatacagaaaaaaaatgaaaatgaaaaataatatatattataatataattataattattattattattatatataattattaattataattaaggaAAGAcagaaataaaggaaaggacGTGGAAATAGAAGGAGAGGTTGAGGGAGGCAGAAACGGAAGGAGACATTGAAAGATCGGAGGAGAGCAAAGAAAACATGTTTGAGTGGGATTTTTTTGTGCCTTTGATAAAaatactctgttttttttatctctttgatTGGGattttttgtctctcttttaTTTGGAATTTCTTCGGAcactttaataatataataacaaaaaaatgattaaattattgttCATTCAAACACAGATTTACTGTGGACTCCaataattaataacaaattattttgaattttagtttttgatagCCATGctcgtttgatttttttttatttttttcccatacTCTTCCAAATAATGCAGGAAACGAGGACCTGAAATGACAGCAGCGAATAAGGAGAGAAATAAcgtgtttgttcttttttccttataaagtattttaaaaatcattaaattaaattttattttatttttatttcaaattgatttttttaaaaactaatttgaaaattagTATGAAAAAGAGGATAATAGAGTAGTTGTCCAAAtcaaaacacataaatataGGACAAAAACAGGGATGATAGAGTGCTCTTTGTTTTCTTAACTGTATTGGTTTAATGaggtttataaatattttagataaaaaaataggttaaaagcaagtttttaaataaaaatcaagcttatttttttatataatttaaataaaatcaatttatttagttGTTCAGAATTATAACTCAAGTTATAACTCAGGAGAAAAGAATTGTAAAGAAGTAGAATTACTGATACGAACACAACAAAGGATCAAACtcaagtactttaaaaaaaaaaaaaagtaattgttttatGATGATCATCTCACTAagtaaggagaaaaaaagaaatgggtcaaaaaaggaagaaaataaggTCACGTCGAGGCCAGTCTTGTAGAAAATTTGAGAATTAGTACGAAAAAGAGGATAATAAAGTAGTTGTTAGAATCAAAAGACTTGCTCTAATGGGATTGCAGGCCATGGctcgtttgatttttttttttcataaaacaaaattcttttcaTGCTCTATGGGATTGCAGGGATGGAGGACTTGAAATCACGGCAGCGAATAAGATGTTAAATAGAgcgtttgtttgtttttttttttttttagtattttagaataaaaattaaattttttaaattttcatattattttgatatattttaaaaacaatattttaaaaaataatcactaacaCATTTTTTTTGAACTATTAAGTAACCAGTCCCTTTAATTTTCCAACATTACATTTGGGTAccaatcttcatttttttttcttttttaagtttttcttttgggtggagaaaagagagagagggttgccagattttattttaaagagaaaaagttGTTATTAAGAAAGATTTTGGCTACCAAATTCGTTGATTTTTGTGTGAGCTAGTTCAATTTAATGAAGTGAGTTAAgattatgtgtgtttttttaccTTCTAAACACCTTAAAAAAAGATAGGAACTCTAGAAGatttttggttttgggttttgagatggttttttatgttttttaaggcCATGTATTggtttaatgatgtttttagaGTGTTTCATAGGTATTTTAGATAAAACAAATGGATTAAAAACAATCTTTTGGTTAAAAAGTCAAGCTTCGTATACGGACGCATAGATGACACGTTGTCTATAAAGACAcacacatgtcaatttttttaaaagcattaggGGAAAACATGTGTCGTCCACACCattaacttaacaaaaaaaattaaaggtttgTGTGCATGGGCTTGACCTTGAAAGTCCGCGAAACGAGCCTTTGAAGGGTGGGCTACAAGCCTAGcaagaaaaaacatcatttattttttattattattattaattgttttttatatttatatttgaaaataattttaaaaatgatgttttcattaatacccctttttctatgattttcttttgcCTTATTTAGcctttcttcaattatttttaattttgttaggtgtgtttagttttttaagaGGTTAATATGATATATCTataattctttatatatttcaaataaattaagtatttattcttttataataaattgtttgtaatttcacccttcaattcAACGTGatgtagaattgtttttttttttttttattattattttggtcctcattgattgcttcttctatatatatatatattcccgtTTGGTATTGTcgcctctcttttttctcccatatgattcaaataaaactagCTTATTTAGTTGGTCAGGACTAtaatgtcttcttttttttattttaaaaacatttctaatATAACAGAAGGAAAGGAATGGgataaaagaaggaagaaaatactatttgtttttttactgtGTCAGAgtggtttttataattatatttaatttataaaaatatttaattaatatattttttaatatttcttgttattatatatatatatatatatatttttaatatgtttttaaataaaaaaactatttaaaaaaaaaagtgtcacAATACTAAATTatagtataaattaaaagataaaagagctTTCTGGTTATTACTATTTACCGAGACTTATTTTATTGTGGATGTGGATATTAATagtgaatgtttttaaaattttcaatttggtatttgaattattatttttttgcataattgaATCTCTTTATGCTCAAATCAAAActcaattgc
This genomic interval from Populus alba chromosome 1, ASM523922v2, whole genome shotgun sequence contains the following:
- the LOC118036662 gene encoding putative disease resistance protein At5g05400, whose product is MTFESVVDIISKIAEPMVKPVGRQLRYMFCFNHFVEEFNERKQNLDSAKERLQDDVKAAERNAEEIYKDVKKWLEDANNEIEGAKSLENEIGKNGKCFTWCPNCMRQFKLSKALAKKSETFRKLLEKKITEVADKAPPQPIEFLPSKEFTPSEASKEALEQIMKALNDDNVNMIGLYGMGGVGKTTLVKEVGRRAKELQPPLDEVLMATVSQNPNVIDIQDRMAEKLVLEFKEKSKEGRADRLWKRLQGKKMLIILDDVWKHIELKEIGIPFGDDHRGCKILLTTRRRDMFSYNGVPEKLINAGLDDGDSTLNTVARKVASECHCLPIALVTVGKALRDKSEVEWKRSKETKLCFLLCCLFPEDYNIPIEDLTRYAVGYGLHQDGSPLKMQGNKFMWQSKTSKLVLIQIASSEEYGFMVKAVNGLKEWPFHDKSFEGMREIEVLSLKGGCLSLQSLELSTKTSKSLVLILWRAQGVKVVGCDRLSKAKKDSCEFDWKVEEVRRLLIDSFQGWVFVGM